The following are encoded together in the Dyella terrae genome:
- a CDS encoding heme ABC transporter permease: MANWIPLWVHKLSSPPNFYRFAGVVRPWALGLAVVLGAIALYGGLVLAPADYQQGDAYRIIFIHVPSAWMGLFIYGLMAVASFISLVWRIKLAEVVAMESAPIGAAFTFITLVTGSLWGKPMWGTWWTWDARLTSELVLLFLYLGVIGLYHSFEDRRQGARAAAFLAIIGIINVPIVHFSVNWWNTLHQGSTVRILGPSRISTDMLWPLLTMMVATKFYYIASLFGRVRTDLLSMESGKDWVRQIADAHGSASAASAGRAEAEKREAR; this comes from the coding sequence ATGGCCAACTGGATCCCGCTCTGGGTTCACAAGCTCAGCTCCCCGCCGAACTTCTATCGTTTTGCTGGTGTAGTGCGTCCTTGGGCTCTTGGCCTTGCAGTAGTGCTGGGTGCCATCGCACTTTACGGCGGCCTCGTATTGGCCCCCGCCGATTACCAGCAAGGTGATGCCTATCGCATCATCTTTATCCACGTGCCTAGCGCATGGATGGGCCTTTTCATCTACGGCTTGATGGCCGTCGCCTCGTTCATCTCACTGGTATGGCGCATCAAGCTGGCCGAAGTGGTGGCGATGGAATCGGCCCCCATCGGTGCGGCCTTCACCTTCATCACCTTGGTTACTGGCTCGCTGTGGGGCAAGCCGATGTGGGGCACGTGGTGGACGTGGGATGCGCGCCTAACTTCCGAACTAGTGTTGTTGTTCCTGTATCTGGGTGTGATCGGCCTGTACCACTCATTTGAAGATCGCCGCCAGGGCGCACGCGCTGCGGCGTTCCTCGCCATCATCGGCATCATCAACGTGCCGATCGTGCACTTCTCAGTGAACTGGTGGAACACGCTGCACCAGGGTTCCACTGTGCGCATCCTCGGGCCGTCGAGGATCAGCACCGACATGCTGTGGCCGCTGCTGACCATGATGGTTGCCACCAAGTTCTATTACATCGCCAGCCTGTTCGGGCGCGTGCGTACCGACTTGCTGTCGATGGAAAGCGGCAAGGACTGGGTGCGGCAGATAGCCGACGCACATGGAAGTGCTAGTGCCGCAAGCGCAGGACGCGCAGAAGCGGAAAAACGGGAGGCACGCTGA
- the metX gene encoding homoserine O-acetyltransferase MetX, with protein MENDARRYCALPSPFAMKRGGELREARVAYETWGTLSEARDNAVLLLTGLSPSAHAASNAEDPSPGWWEAMIGPGKAIDTSRWFVICVNSLGSDKGSTCAASTNPATGEPYRLDFPELSLEDVANAAYIAVRSLGIDQLACLIGCSMGGMSALAYMVLHPGSVRAHISVDTAPQAQPFAIAIRSLQREAIRLDPHWNHGQYSDDNYPTDGMSIARKLGVITYRSAMEWNGRFARIRLDPEQRGDNPFGHEFEVESYLEGHAQRFVHTFDPNSYLYLSRASDWFDISEYGSGGVMEGLKRIHIEKAMVIGVSTDILFPLEQQEQIADGLRAAGAAVDFVALDSPQGHDAFLVDIPNYSRAIGGFLGQL; from the coding sequence ATGGAAAACGACGCGCGCCGCTACTGCGCCCTGCCCTCGCCCTTCGCCATGAAGCGCGGTGGCGAGTTGCGCGAAGCCCGCGTGGCGTACGAAACCTGGGGCACACTGAGCGAAGCACGCGACAACGCCGTGCTGCTACTCACCGGCCTCTCGCCCAGCGCACACGCTGCGTCCAACGCAGAAGATCCCTCGCCCGGCTGGTGGGAGGCGATGATCGGCCCCGGCAAAGCCATCGACACCTCGCGCTGGTTCGTCATCTGTGTGAACTCGCTGGGCAGCGACAAGGGCTCCACCTGCGCCGCGTCGACCAACCCGGCCACCGGCGAGCCCTATCGTCTCGACTTCCCCGAACTCTCGTTGGAAGACGTGGCCAACGCCGCGTATATCGCCGTGCGTAGTCTCGGTATCGATCAGTTGGCCTGCCTTATCGGCTGCTCCATGGGCGGCATGAGCGCGCTGGCCTACATGGTGCTGCACCCGGGCAGCGTGCGCGCGCACATCAGCGTGGACACTGCGCCACAGGCGCAACCGTTCGCCATCGCCATCCGCTCCCTGCAGCGCGAAGCCATCCGTCTCGACCCGCACTGGAACCACGGCCAGTACAGCGACGACAACTACCCCACCGACGGCATGAGCATCGCGCGCAAGCTCGGCGTGATCACCTACCGCTCCGCCATGGAATGGAACGGCCGCTTCGCGCGCATCCGCCTCGACCCCGAGCAGCGCGGCGACAACCCGTTCGGCCACGAATTTGAAGTGGAGTCCTACCTGGAAGGCCACGCCCAGCGTTTCGTGCACACCTTCGACCCCAATAGCTATCTCTACCTGTCGCGCGCCAGCGACTGGTTCGACATCAGCGAGTACGGCAGCGGCGGCGTGATGGAAGGCCTCAAGCGTATCCACATCGAAAAAGCCATGGTGATCGGCGTAAGCACCGACATCTTGTTCCCGCTGGAACAACAGGAACAGATCGCCGACGGCCTGCGCGCCGCGGGCGCCGCCGTGGACTTCGTAGCGCTGGATTCACCGCAGGGCCACGACGCCTTTCTGGTCGATATCCCCAACTACAGCCGCGCCATTGGCGGCTTTCTCGGCCAACTCTGA
- a CDS encoding FAD-dependent oxidoreductase, whose product MAKHITLIGGGLVGALLAQQLAKRGFAVDVFEKRPDPRVAGFTGGRSINLALAERGLQALREAGLADDVLQRAVMMRGRMVHTRDGRSGLQRYGVDDSEVIWSVSRGALNMLLLDAAEASGVNFHFGQSLASADFDGRRIQLVDEQGVSRELDAPVVIGADGAGSALRSAMNAYAPLGERVESLGHGYKELEIPPAGGLSADLVGLSGGHDQFALEPHALHIWPRGGYMCIALPDTEGSFTVTLFLPAHGPHPSFDTLGGASSARTFFEEDFPDLLPLIPDFANDYDGHPVGTLSTLYLERWHLDGRALLVGDAAHAIVPFHGQGMNCGFEDTVVLAALLAEAPNDTANVFAEFQRIRQPNSNAIAAMALENYVEMRDSVADPHYPAKRSLGALLAERAPDHFMARYRMVTFTHLPYAYAYERGRAQDMLLDQLLRGSTDAASVDLMAAINALRATLPPLPDLRHG is encoded by the coding sequence ATGGCGAAGCACATCACTCTTATTGGCGGCGGCCTGGTCGGCGCCTTGCTTGCGCAGCAACTGGCGAAACGTGGTTTCGCTGTCGACGTCTTCGAGAAGCGCCCCGACCCACGCGTCGCCGGCTTCACCGGAGGCCGCTCCATCAATCTCGCCCTTGCCGAACGTGGCCTGCAGGCATTGCGCGAAGCGGGCCTCGCTGACGACGTGCTGCAACGCGCCGTCATGATGCGCGGCCGCATGGTGCATACGCGCGACGGCCGCTCTGGCTTGCAGCGGTATGGCGTGGACGACAGCGAAGTGATCTGGTCGGTGTCTCGTGGCGCGCTCAACATGCTGCTGCTGGACGCCGCCGAAGCCTCCGGCGTGAACTTCCATTTCGGCCAGTCGCTGGCCAGCGCGGATTTCGATGGCCGCCGCATTCAACTCGTTGATGAACAAGGCGTGTCGCGCGAGCTCGATGCGCCCGTCGTCATCGGCGCCGATGGCGCCGGCTCCGCCCTTCGTTCGGCCATGAACGCTTATGCCCCCTTGGGCGAGCGCGTGGAATCGCTGGGCCACGGTTACAAGGAACTGGAGATTCCCCCGGCGGGTGGATTGTCTGCCGACCTTGTCGGCCTCAGCGGCGGGCACGATCAGTTCGCGTTGGAACCGCACGCGCTGCACATCTGGCCGCGTGGCGGCTATATGTGTATTGCCCTGCCCGACACCGAAGGCAGCTTCACCGTCACGCTGTTCCTACCAGCGCATGGGCCACACCCGAGCTTTGACACGCTGGGCGGCGCCAGCAGCGCGCGCACGTTCTTCGAGGAAGACTTCCCCGACCTGCTGCCGCTGATTCCCGATTTCGCCAACGACTACGACGGCCACCCCGTGGGCACGCTGTCCACGCTATATCTGGAACGCTGGCACCTGGATGGGCGCGCGCTGCTCGTCGGCGATGCCGCGCACGCCATCGTGCCGTTCCACGGTCAGGGCATGAACTGCGGTTTCGAAGACACCGTGGTACTGGCCGCGTTGCTGGCCGAAGCGCCGAACGACACGGCCAACGTGTTCGCCGAGTTCCAGCGCATCCGCCAACCCAACAGCAACGCCATCGCGGCGATGGCCCTGGAGAACTACGTGGAAATGCGCGACTCGGTCGCCGATCCGCACTATCCAGCCAAGCGTTCGCTCGGTGCGCTGCTGGCCGAACGCGCGCCCGATCACTTCATGGCGCGCTATCGCATGGTCACCTTCACCCACCTGCCCTACGCCTACGCCTATGAGCGCGGCCGTGCGCAGGATATGTTGCTGGATCAATTGCTGCGCGGCTCGACCGATGCAGCCTCGGTCGACCTCATGGCCGCCATCAACGCCCTTCGCGCCACGCTTCCGCCGCTGCCCGACCTACGGCATGGATGA
- a CDS encoding DUF3293 domain-containing protein, with protein MDEALHAAYLATDYRVRLARGGWAAIHIDQPLPSALKELAGENPWGFITAWNPRSEPTPRSQNKAAQRALFEALRAIPETVAIRPGLGVARTGQWAEPSLWVVGLGIAALDPLAAHFGQFGYVHGQGASPAKLRLMSLG; from the coding sequence ATGGATGAAGCACTGCACGCCGCGTACTTGGCCACTGATTATCGAGTGCGTCTGGCGCGCGGCGGCTGGGCTGCCATCCACATCGACCAGCCCCTGCCATCGGCTCTCAAAGAGTTGGCCGGGGAGAATCCGTGGGGATTCATCACCGCGTGGAACCCACGCTCCGAACCGACACCCCGCTCGCAAAACAAGGCGGCCCAGCGGGCGCTGTTCGAGGCATTGCGCGCCATTCCGGAAACTGTCGCGATTCGCCCCGGTCTGGGCGTCGCCCGCACAGGACAGTGGGCTGAGCCCAGCTTGTGGGTCGTTGGGCTGGGCATCGCCGCCCTCGATCCCCTAGCGGCGCATTTCGGGCAATTCGGATATGTGCACGGGCAAGGCGCGTCCCCAGCCAAGTTACGTCTTATGTCCTTGGGCTGA
- a CDS encoding tetratricopeptide repeat protein: protein MRLAFYLIAAAMIVAALLLVLLPLVRHGRQQGRPRGVFALAMIVAFCLPIAAIGLYLAVGTPVALNGVPKADAGMNIDQAVDELKTHLAQKPDDQQGWMLLGQTYSVMHKAADARDAYDHVLRLDADNGVAMVGWAEADSLLREDHRIEGRAQELLERAVKIDPQSQRGLWLLGISQFQHDQYTEAAATWRQLQPQLDPSSNVAKAVQEQIAVAESRANGGKTTSETPAAESVQPSLQVKVTLSPSLKDKLAPGDTLFVYARADQGPPMPLAVAKMDAAALPATVTLNDGMGMTPQLKLSSASRVFVGARISKSGQAIAQPGDLEGDAGVINVNTHTPISISIDKVH from the coding sequence GTGAGGCTGGCTTTCTATCTGATCGCCGCGGCGATGATCGTCGCGGCGCTGCTCCTTGTGCTGTTGCCGTTGGTGCGTCATGGACGCCAGCAAGGCCGTCCGCGCGGCGTATTCGCGCTGGCCATGATTGTGGCGTTCTGCCTGCCCATCGCCGCCATTGGGCTTTATCTGGCCGTGGGTACGCCCGTGGCGCTCAACGGCGTGCCCAAGGCCGACGCCGGTATGAACATCGATCAGGCCGTCGATGAACTGAAGACGCACCTCGCGCAAAAGCCGGACGATCAGCAAGGCTGGATGCTTCTGGGTCAAACCTACAGCGTGATGCACAAGGCCGCCGACGCACGCGACGCTTACGACCACGTCTTGCGCCTTGATGCCGATAACGGCGTCGCTATGGTCGGCTGGGCCGAAGCCGATTCATTGCTGCGCGAAGACCATCGCATCGAAGGACGCGCGCAGGAGTTGCTCGAACGCGCGGTGAAGATCGATCCGCAAAGCCAGCGTGGCCTGTGGCTGCTCGGCATCAGCCAGTTCCAGCACGATCAGTACACCGAAGCGGCCGCAACGTGGCGCCAACTGCAGCCGCAGCTCGATCCCAGCTCTAACGTGGCCAAGGCCGTGCAAGAGCAGATCGCCGTAGCCGAATCCCGCGCCAACGGCGGCAAGACCACGTCGGAAACGCCTGCCGCCGAATCGGTGCAACCATCGCTGCAGGTGAAGGTGACGCTCTCGCCCTCGCTGAAGGACAAGCTCGCGCCGGGTGACACGCTGTTCGTCTACGCCCGTGCCGACCAGGGCCCGCCGATGCCGCTGGCCGTGGCGAAAATGGATGCCGCCGCCCTGCCCGCTACCGTCACGCTCAACGATGGGATGGGCATGACGCCGCAACTCAAACTATCCTCCGCGTCGCGCGTTTTCGTCGGTGCCCGCATCAGCAAAAGCGGCCAAGCCATCGCCCAACCGGGCGACCTGGAAGGCGATGCCGGCGTGATCAACGTCAACACGCATACGCCCATCAGCATCAGCATCGACAAGGTTCACTAA
- the ccmB gene encoding heme exporter protein CcmB, whose protein sequence is MSHAPLASACAAVLRRDLTLAWRRRGDIVMPVLYALIVITLFPFALGPEDALLQRIAGGAVLVTMLLAMLLALDAMFRSDIEDGSLEQLMLSPQPLALMMGMKILAHWITTALPLIVIAPLLAGMLHLPTSVMPVLVYALLLSTPLLSLLGAVLVALTAGTRRSGMLLALMLLPLCVPVVIFAAGAVAAAQQGLPWLAPIAWLGAALVMALVLAPLACATALRIALDA, encoded by the coding sequence ATGAGCCACGCGCCGCTCGCCTCCGCCTGCGCCGCCGTGCTGCGCCGCGATCTCACCCTGGCCTGGCGTCGCCGTGGCGACATCGTCATGCCGGTGCTGTACGCGCTTATCGTCATCACGCTATTCCCGTTCGCGCTGGGGCCGGAGGATGCCTTGCTCCAGCGCATCGCAGGTGGTGCCGTGCTGGTGACCATGCTGCTCGCCATGCTGCTGGCGCTGGACGCTATGTTCCGCAGCGACATCGAAGACGGTTCGCTCGAACAGCTGATGCTGTCACCGCAGCCGTTGGCATTGATGATGGGCATGAAGATCCTTGCGCACTGGATCACCACCGCCCTGCCGCTCATCGTCATCGCACCGCTGCTGGCCGGCATGCTGCATTTGCCGACATCAGTGATGCCGGTGCTGGTCTATGCGCTGCTGCTGTCTACGCCCTTGCTGAGCCTGCTTGGCGCGGTGCTGGTGGCGCTGACGGCCGGCACGCGACGCTCTGGTATGCTGCTGGCGCTGATGTTGCTGCCGCTTTGCGTACCCGTGGTGATCTTTGCCGCTGGCGCTGTCGCCGCGGCTCAACAGGGGCTGCCGTGGCTTGCGCCCATCGCCTGGCTGGGTGCTGCGCTGGTCATGGCGCTGGTGCTGGCTCCGCTGGCCTGCGCCACCGCCCTCCGCATAGCTCTGGACGCATAA
- a CDS encoding cytochrome c-type biogenesis protein: MRRALLLVSLCLFAFIAFAQAIDPLPFKDHAQEVRFQNLTRELRCLVCQNENLADSNADLARDLRHEVFNLMQQGKSDEEIKQYLVDRYSDFVLYDPPVQGSTLLLWFGPLVILLAGAAVVVVTVRRRARPASATTTDDKPADEGDDW; encoded by the coding sequence ATGAGGCGCGCGCTCCTGCTGGTGTCGCTGTGTCTGTTTGCGTTCATCGCCTTTGCGCAGGCCATCGACCCGCTGCCCTTCAAGGACCACGCGCAGGAAGTTCGTTTTCAGAACCTCACGCGCGAATTGCGTTGTTTGGTGTGCCAGAACGAAAACTTGGCCGACTCCAATGCTGACCTCGCGCGCGATCTGAGGCATGAAGTATTCAACCTGATGCAACAGGGCAAGAGCGACGAGGAGATCAAGCAATACCTTGTCGACCGCTATTCCGATTTCGTGTTGTACGACCCGCCGGTGCAAGGCAGCACGCTGCTGCTGTGGTTCGGGCCGTTGGTGATTTTGCTGGCCGGTGCGGCCGTGGTGGTGGTCACGGTGCGTCGACGCGCTCGCCCCGCCAGCGCCACCACCACGGACGACAAACCGGCCGATGAAGGGGACGACTGGTGA
- the ccmD gene encoding heme exporter protein CcmD: MSAFFAMGGYAMYVWPAYAVFFIVLIADYINPSLRRRRNLRELRSRMARQAARQQRNPTSP; the protein is encoded by the coding sequence ATGAGCGCCTTCTTTGCCATGGGCGGCTACGCCATGTACGTGTGGCCGGCGTACGCGGTGTTCTTCATCGTGCTGATTGCCGACTACATCAACCCGTCGCTGCGCCGCCGCCGCAATCTGCGCGAACTTCGCAGCCGCATGGCGCGGCAAGCCGCGCGCCAGCAACGCAACCCGACGTCGCCCTGA
- the ccmA gene encoding cytochrome c biogenesis heme-transporting ATPase CcmA has translation MTAPNAVATPLLEARALTFYRQDEPVFGPLDFRLHEGEVALVEGDNGSGKTTLLRILAGLLHIDEGALDWRGQPWRRIDHLGDTLFLGHHLGLKGDLSARENLAVAAGLYGARDGHTVDGVLADLGLAGYEDEPVRRLSAGQKKRAALARLLLLPATLWLLDEPYANLDRTGIELVNRLLTQHAAEGGAALVTSHGAVSFLNGEPKRIRMHA, from the coding sequence ATGACTGCCCCCAACGCCGTCGCCACGCCTCTGCTGGAGGCCCGGGCGCTCACCTTTTACCGCCAGGACGAACCCGTGTTCGGCCCGCTGGATTTTCGCCTTCACGAGGGGGAAGTGGCGTTGGTGGAGGGCGACAACGGCAGCGGCAAGACGACATTGCTGCGCATCCTCGCCGGTCTGCTGCACATCGACGAAGGCGCGCTCGACTGGCGCGGCCAGCCATGGCGACGCATCGATCATCTGGGCGATACCCTGTTCCTCGGCCACCACCTCGGCTTGAAGGGTGATCTCAGCGCCAGGGAGAACCTTGCCGTTGCCGCTGGCTTGTACGGCGCACGTGACGGGCACACGGTGGATGGTGTGCTAGCTGATCTCGGTCTCGCCGGTTACGAAGACGAACCCGTGCGGCGGCTTTCCGCAGGCCAGAAGAAACGCGCCGCACTCGCGCGCCTGCTCCTGCTGCCGGCCACGCTGTGGTTGCTGGACGAGCCGTACGCCAACCTCGATCGCACTGGCATCGAACTGGTGAATCGCCTGCTCACCCAGCACGCCGCAGAAGGTGGCGCAGCCCTGGTAACCAGCCATGGCGCCGTGAGCTTTCTCAACGGCGAGCCCAAACGGATACGCATGCACGCATGA
- a CDS encoding DsbE family thiol:disulfide interchange protein has product MSRMIPFFGFLLLVVLFGFGIWWNTQHDQREVPSPLINKPAPAFVLPKLDDPAQTVSRDALLGKPYLINVFASWCIACGEEHPVLMTQGKSIGVPVIGYNYKDDATDAKNWLAQHGNPYDMVIVDREGRTAIDFGVYGAPESFLVDGKGIIRYKRIGPLTPEAIEKELKPVIAALAKETP; this is encoded by the coding sequence ATGAGCCGCATGATTCCTTTTTTCGGCTTCCTGCTGCTGGTCGTGCTGTTCGGCTTCGGCATCTGGTGGAACACCCAGCATGACCAACGCGAAGTGCCCTCTCCGCTGATCAACAAACCCGCGCCGGCCTTCGTGCTGCCGAAGCTGGATGACCCCGCGCAAACCGTGAGCCGCGATGCATTGCTAGGCAAGCCCTACCTCATCAATGTGTTCGCCAGCTGGTGCATTGCCTGCGGTGAGGAACACCCGGTGCTGATGACCCAGGGCAAATCCATCGGCGTGCCCGTCATCGGCTACAACTACAAAGACGATGCAACGGATGCCAAGAACTGGCTGGCGCAGCACGGCAATCCGTACGACATGGTTATCGTGGATCGCGAAGGCCGCACTGCCATCGACTTCGGCGTGTACGGCGCACCGGAGAGCTTCCTCGTCGACGGCAAAGGCATCATCCGCTACAAGCGCATCGGGCCGCTGACACCGGAAGCGATCGAGAAGGAATTGAAGCCGGTCATCGCCGCTCTGGCGAAGGAAACGCCATGA
- a CDS encoding heme lyase CcmF/NrfE family subunit has protein sequence MTPELGQLALILALLLAFAQGVLPLIGAWRGSRALMAVARPAAAGQAVFVMLAFALLVSAFLSFDFSVQYVADNSNLALPWYYRIAAVWGAHEGSLLLWIFILNLWTLALAVLSRNLPEVFVARVLGVLGLVAVGFLAFIIFTSNPFARLLPMPPDGGDLNPVLQDPGMTFHPPVLYMGYVGFSVAFAFSIAALLGGELEQAWVRWARPWTNVAWAFLSAGIVAGSWWAYAELGWGGWWFWDPVENASFMPWLVGAALIHAQAVTEKRGGLRAWTILLSIFAFSLSLLGTFLVRSGVLTSVHAFASDPRRGLFILCFLAVVVGGSLLLYAMRAPKVAGGKPFSVVSRETAILIGNLMLTVAAAMVLLGTLFPLLGDALNLGKISVGPPYFGFLFTLLMIPVVVLLPFGPYLRWGKSDVPALKKVLWRAGLAAIACTIAAAFATGGETKAIAGTAAAVWCGFGTLLYVIKRWREMPPGRRYPAEMAGMLLAHFGVGVFLAGVLLTNALSVERDVRVAPGQTESIGGYQFRFDGVQHTQGPNWEGDQGTVTVLRNGSEVAVMHPQKRTYSRGQVQTESAINPGLFRDLYVALGEPMDSKQPEGAWALRLYDKPFVRWIWVGGLFMMLGGFFAAADRRFRTKRVADTETETVPATALQESRA, from the coding sequence ATGACGCCCGAACTCGGCCAACTCGCGCTGATTCTCGCGCTGCTGCTCGCCTTTGCGCAGGGCGTGCTGCCGCTTATCGGCGCATGGCGCGGCAGCCGTGCGTTGATGGCCGTTGCGCGTCCGGCGGCGGCGGGGCAAGCGGTGTTCGTCATGCTGGCCTTCGCGCTGCTGGTGTCAGCGTTCCTGTCGTTCGATTTCTCCGTGCAGTACGTCGCCGATAACTCCAACCTCGCGCTGCCCTGGTACTACCGCATCGCCGCCGTGTGGGGCGCGCATGAAGGTTCGTTGCTGTTGTGGATCTTCATCCTCAACCTGTGGACGCTCGCGCTTGCCGTGCTCAGCCGTAACCTGCCCGAAGTGTTCGTGGCACGCGTGCTCGGCGTGCTCGGCCTGGTCGCCGTGGGCTTCCTCGCCTTCATCATCTTCACCTCCAATCCGTTCGCACGCCTGCTACCCATGCCACCGGATGGCGGCGATCTGAATCCGGTGCTGCAAGACCCCGGCATGACGTTCCACCCGCCGGTGCTCTACATGGGCTACGTCGGTTTCTCGGTGGCGTTCGCCTTCTCCATCGCGGCGCTGCTCGGCGGTGAGCTGGAACAGGCATGGGTGCGTTGGGCACGCCCGTGGACCAACGTGGCGTGGGCTTTCCTCTCTGCTGGCATCGTTGCGGGCAGTTGGTGGGCCTATGCGGAACTCGGCTGGGGCGGCTGGTGGTTCTGGGATCCGGTGGAGAACGCCAGCTTCATGCCATGGCTGGTTGGTGCCGCATTGATCCACGCACAAGCAGTCACGGAGAAACGCGGCGGTCTGCGCGCGTGGACCATTCTGCTGTCCATCTTTGCGTTCTCGCTGTCGCTGCTCGGCACCTTCCTGGTGCGCTCGGGCGTGCTCACCTCGGTGCATGCCTTCGCCTCCGATCCGCGACGCGGCCTGTTTATCCTCTGCTTCCTCGCCGTGGTGGTCGGTGGCTCGCTGCTGCTCTACGCCATGCGCGCACCGAAGGTGGCGGGCGGCAAACCCTTCAGCGTGGTGTCGCGTGAAACCGCCATCCTGATCGGCAACCTGATGCTTACCGTGGCCGCCGCCATGGTGCTGCTGGGCACGCTGTTCCCGCTGCTGGGTGACGCGCTGAACCTCGGCAAGATCTCGGTCGGCCCGCCCTACTTCGGCTTCCTGTTTACGCTGCTGATGATCCCGGTGGTCGTACTGCTGCCGTTTGGCCCCTACCTGCGTTGGGGCAAAAGCGACGTGCCAGCGCTGAAGAAAGTGTTGTGGCGTGCAGGCCTCGCCGCCATCGCCTGCACCATCGCTGCTGCGTTCGCTACGGGCGGTGAAACCAAGGCCATCGCTGGCACGGCTGCGGCAGTCTGGTGCGGCTTCGGCACGCTGCTCTACGTGATCAAGCGCTGGCGCGAGATGCCGCCGGGCCGCCGATACCCCGCGGAAATGGCCGGCATGCTGCTCGCGCATTTCGGCGTGGGCGTATTCCTTGCCGGTGTACTGCTTACCAACGCACTCAGCGTGGAACGCGACGTACGCGTCGCGCCGGGCCAGACCGAAAGCATCGGCGGCTACCAGTTCCGCTTCGACGGCGTGCAGCACACGCAGGGTCCGAACTGGGAAGGTGACCAGGGCACCGTCACCGTACTGCGCAACGGCAGCGAAGTCGCCGTGATGCACCCGCAGAAGCGCACGTATTCACGTGGTCAGGTGCAAACCGAATCGGCCATCAATCCCGGCCTGTTCCGCGACCTCTACGTGGCGCTGGGCGAACCGATGGACTCCAAGCAGCCGGAAGGGGCCTGGGCACTGCGCCTCTACGACAAACCCTTCGTCCGCTGGATCTGGGTCGGCGGCCTGTTCATGATGCTAGGCGGCTTCTTCGCAGCTGCGGATCGCCGCTTCCGCACCAAGCGCGTGGCGGACACGGAAACGGAAACGGTTCCGGCTACCGCCCTGCAGGAGTCGCGCGCATGA
- the ccmE gene encoding cytochrome c maturation protein CcmE, giving the protein MNPTRKRRLTIVLLVVAAAVVAVGLIVFALQQNMNYLFTPSQVQTGQANSYKTFRLGGMVKAGSIQRSKDSLKVTFTVVDASGSMPVEYNGILPDLFRDNQSVIATGHMDSAHFMATEVLAKHDETYMPKELKDAMAKAHEGKQVNEEAGQDKPQ; this is encoded by the coding sequence ATGAACCCTACACGCAAGCGCCGACTCACCATTGTCCTCCTCGTCGTTGCGGCGGCGGTCGTCGCCGTGGGCCTGATCGTGTTCGCCCTGCAGCAGAACATGAACTACCTGTTCACCCCGAGCCAGGTGCAGACGGGCCAGGCGAACAGCTACAAGACCTTCCGCCTCGGCGGTATGGTCAAGGCCGGCTCCATCCAGCGCAGCAAGGATTCGCTCAAGGTCACCTTCACCGTGGTCGACGCCAGCGGTTCGATGCCCGTGGAATACAACGGCATCCTGCCGGATCTGTTTCGCGACAACCAATCCGTGATCGCCACTGGCCACATGGACAGCGCCCACTTCATGGCTACCGAAGTGCTGGCTAAGCATGACGAAACCTACATGCCCAAAGAGCTGAAGGACGCCATGGCCAAGGCTCACGAGGGCAAACAGGTGAACGAAGAAGCCGGACAGGACAAGCCGCAATGA
- the phbB gene encoding acetoacetyl-CoA reductase, with the protein MTNHTRAPRVALVTGGIGGLGTEICRQLAQSGRQVIAVDLGAREERLAAFRHETADLDGAVKFEAADVSQFDSCAELIGRIEQEHGSVDILVNAAGITRDTSLRKMTPQQWHELMRVNLDGVFNMCRNVVEGMSTRGFGRIVNLSSVNGQTGQFGQTNYSAAKAGVHGFGMALARETARKGITVNTVSPGYCDTALVAAVPQDIRAQIIADIPVGRLGSPGDIARAVTFLTADDAGYITGANLPVNGGYFMSF; encoded by the coding sequence ATGACAAATCACACTCGCGCACCGCGCGTCGCCCTCGTCACGGGCGGCATCGGCGGCCTTGGCACCGAAATCTGCCGTCAGCTGGCTCAGTCCGGCCGTCAGGTCATCGCCGTCGATCTAGGCGCTCGCGAGGAACGGCTCGCTGCCTTCCGACATGAAACGGCCGATCTCGATGGGGCGGTGAAGTTCGAAGCCGCCGACGTCAGCCAGTTCGATAGCTGTGCCGAGCTCATCGGGCGCATCGAGCAGGAGCACGGCAGCGTGGACATCCTGGTCAACGCCGCCGGCATCACCCGCGACACCAGCCTGCGCAAGATGACGCCGCAGCAGTGGCATGAACTGATGCGCGTGAACCTCGACGGCGTGTTCAACATGTGCCGCAACGTGGTGGAAGGCATGAGCACGCGCGGTTTCGGCCGCATCGTGAACTTGAGCTCGGTCAACGGACAGACGGGCCAGTTCGGTCAGACCAACTACTCCGCGGCCAAGGCCGGCGTGCATGGCTTCGGTATGGCGCTGGCGCGCGAAACGGCGCGCAAGGGCATCACGGTGAATACGGTGTCACCGGGTTATTGCGATACGGCGCTGGTCGCTGCCGTGCCGCAGGACATCCGCGCACAGATCATCGCGGATATCCCGGTCGGCCGCCTTGGTTCGCCGGGCGACATCGCGCGGGCCGTCACCTTTCTCACCGCCGACGACGCCGGCTACATCACGGGCGCCAACCTGCCGGTCAACGGCGGGTACTTCATGAGCTTCTAA